In Scatophagus argus isolate fScaArg1 chromosome 3, fScaArg1.pri, whole genome shotgun sequence, one genomic interval encodes:
- the si:dkey-156n14.3 gene encoding zinc finger protein ZXDC, translating into MEIQGLSDAQNIHSQHGALHRTTLSPLRSATGSISRVISTENEADGPLESPELQSDNNNNTRPRTSSFHLLAENGSGAACSRFSKPQSSDKNSLPANRPSALQKLTLNSEKENELNTVLGSHEFVRTAWKYGVESGDTVMQMALPLFEGEEELVAQRHLTLPFPVLRQQREDGAFKQPSLASHSAATPESFNTVNRADKTTKELYVVFNVVQEDGNGEAGKRRPDVSFEDGDKMKGKKPEFSKASPGGSMEVGNSSDVILCESNDNLNCLDTQVLKKTENVFNLLNGNSTVANAKQTVYHHTVEDVVLTNKYGDKICGQICTENNESKLVRDLPSHSRIDEGSALITGNSAMDTSDFISDSTGLQESANPVTASTSPPASETFSGTITINNQSIIVTIENGILTLAAPPEGYVHKEDDMVSLKEHLGMKDHEDIVLLNYDSGTKSIGKISTLTVSSSSQQDEPKPGLSVSDSELAMVDDCSLSELGTSLDSCPIIKQEAGVLCAATDADLVTPHPKATVVDCDHGDFPSVPLIRSKKETVASFGCPESGCSSIFDTRQKLKVHLLNHAEDPRPYQCTVEGCGWAFATSYKLKRHLQSHDKQRPHTCQFEGCGRRFTTVYNLKAHVKVHEQDNAFICEICSERFRSATRLTNHQRIHFEPQRPHKCEFPGCEKTFITFSALFSHNRTHFRETGHFTCTYPGCDKTYDKACRLKIHMRSHTGERPFVCDSEGCGWTFTSMSKLLRHKRKHDDDRRFVCTEEGCGKSFTRAEHLKGHSITHLGTKPFQCHAEGCNAKFSARSSLYIHSKKHKQDASTLRTRCPVANCSKHFSSRSSLKSHMLKHHHLSPDVLSQMETTPTLTPSSELISSPPTAVAGPGIAGGDQLTNLDLSSLFSAVPGGTVPTTGIGVGIPVSGSSSNGTFTMDLSLVSSGILTIDPSTVGTTLGTGTSTALAKAVDPLILAASTDMGPHHSLEGTVGDVLPPQGTLNLNDVQTVTPEALGTLTALTMQGAGVSVDPTLQHPLSSSSALSVEPTASLAVPPVAELLASPSKVVEVGGQAGAGPLLGCVEVLGPQEGGKVLTQFVFPSHSSSFSPQKDQELNAVSPSSFLESGGSARTDYRAIQLAKKKKQRGPSNSSGSSGSSQRKTKGAKAATVTAPMGPSGARYGEGAAAANGGLTLRDPVTGAQYVQIQLLQDDPASDGDLAFQLSSQPSSSHSQLTADLPVNILQEPSVMTEDDNGSDNSQFTGSTINLQDLE; encoded by the exons ATGGAAATCCAGGGGCTTTCTGATGCCCAAAACATTCACTCTCAACATGGCGCCCTACATAGAACTACTCTGTCTCCACTGCGATCAGCGACAGGGTCGATATCTCGTGTTATTTCCACGGAAAACGAAGCCGACGGACCACTTGAGTCGCCTGAGCTACaaagtgacaacaacaacaacaccaggcCGAGGACATCTTCGTTTCACCTACTGGCGGAAAATGGCAGCGGTGCGGCTTGTTCGCGTTTCAGCAAACCACAGTCGAGCGACAAAAACAGTTTGCCAGCAAATAGACCGAGTGCACTTCAGAAGTTAACGTTAAACTCGGAGAAGGAAAATGAGCTCAACACAGTGCTTGGCTCGCATGAATTTGTTAGGACTGCTTGGAAATACGGGGTAGAAAGCGGGGATACTGTAATGCAAATGGCGCTGCCCCTTTTTGAAGGGGAAGAGGAACTGGTAGCGCAGCGGCACTTAACGTTACCGTTTCCAGTTTTACGGCAGCAGCGTGAGGACGGCGCCTTCAAGCAGCCTTCGCTTGCCAGCCACAGTGCTGCTACGCCGGAGAGCTTCAACACAGTCAACAGGGCAGACAAAACCACCAAGGAattgtatgttgtttttaatgtcgTTCAAGAGGATGGCAATGGTGAGGCAGGCAAACGTCGGCCGGATGTATCATTTGAGGACGGCGATAAAATGAAAGGTAAAAAGCCAGAATTCTCTAAAGCAAGTCCCGGTGGCTCCATGGAGGTTGGAAACAGCAGTGACGTTATTCTCTGTGAATCTAATGACAACTTGAACTGTCTTGATACTCAGGTcttgaaaaaaacagagaatgtttttaatttactgaaCGGCAATTCTACCGTGGCTAATGCTAAACAGACCGTCTACCACCACACTGTCGAAGACGTTGTTTTGACAAACAAATATGGCGATAAGATTTGCGGCCAGATTTGTACCGAAAACAATGAAAGTAAACTGGTTAGGGATCTTCCGTCGCACTCTCGTATCGACGAAGGCAGTGCGCTGATTACCGGGAACTCGGCCATGGACACCTCGGACTTCATTTCAGACTCAACGGGTCTGCAGGAGAGTGCAAACCCGGTCACGGCCTCCACAAGTCCGCCTGCTAGTGAAACCTTTTCCGGAACTATCACAATAAACAACCAAAGTATAATAGTGACCATAGAAAACGGGATACTGACTCTCGCTGCCCCACCAGAAGGATATGTACACAAAGAGGATGACATGGTCAGCCTAAAGGAGCACCTTGGAATGAAGGATCATGAGGATATTGTTCTTCTCAACTATGACAGTGGTACGAAATCCATTGGGAAGATCAGCACACTGACAGTATCCAGCTCCAGTCAGCAGGATGAGCCCAAGCCCGGTTTGTCTGTGAGTGACTCTGAGCTTGCTATGGTGGATGACTGCTCATTATCAGAGCTAGGCACTTCTCTGGACTCCTGTCCCATCATTAAGCAAGAGGCAGGGGTGCTGTGCGCTGCAACAGACGCTGATCTGGTCACCCCACACCCAAAAGCCACTGTGGTAGACTGTGATCATGGGGACTTTCCTTCTGTACCACTAATCAGATCCAAGAAAGAGACTGTGGCCTCTTTTGGCTGCCCAGAATCTGGGTGCTCTAGTATATTTGACACACGCCAGAAACTGAAGGTTCACCTCCTGAACCACGCTGAAGACCCACGCCCATACCAGTGCACCGTGGAGGGATGCGGATGGGCTTTTGCCACCTCTTACAAGCTGAAGCGACATCTTCAGTCCCATGATAAACAGCGACCACATACATGTCAGTTTGAAGGATGTGGTCGCCGTTTCACCACAGTCTACAACCTTAAGGCTCATGTAAAGGTCCATGAGCAGGATAATGCCTTCATCTGCGAGATCTGCAGTGAGAGGTTTCGCAGTGCTACACGACTTACCAATCACCAGAGAATCCACTTTGAGCCACAGAGGCCCCACAAGTGTGAATTCCCAG GCTGTGAGAAAACGTTCATCACCTTCAGTGCCCTTTTCTCCCACAATCGCACTCACTTCAGAGAAACAGGCCACTTCACCTGCACCTACCCGGGCTGTGACAAGACGTATGACAAGGCCTGTCGTCTCAAAATCCATATGAGAAGTCACACTG GTGAGAGGCCATTTGTCTGTGACTCAGAGGGCTGTGGCTGGACCTTCACCAGCATGTCTAAATTGCTCCGACATAAACG GAAACATGACGACGACCGTCGCTTTGTCTGTACAGAGGAGGGTTGTGGGAAATCCTTCACTCGGGCAGAGCACCTCAAGGGTCACAGTATCACCCATCTGGGCACCAAGCCTTTCCAGTGCCATGCAGAAG GCTGTAATGCCAAGTTCTCAGCACGCAGCAGCCTGTACATCCACTCCAAGAAACATAAGCAGGATGCCAGCACCCTGAGGACCCGCTGTCCTGTGGCTAACTGCTCCAAGCACTTCTCCTCCCGCAGCAGCCTTAAGAGCCACATGCTCAAACACCACCACCTCAGTCCCG ATGTGCTTAGCCAGAtggagaccacacccacactGACCCCCAGCAGCGAGCTCATTAGCTCACCCCCAACAGCAGTCGCAGGGCCTGGTATTGCCGGGGGCGACCAGCTGACCAACTTGGACCTtagctctcttttctctgctgtgcctGGAGGTACTGTGCCCACAACAGGCATTGGAGTGGGAATCCCCGTCAGTGGGAGCAGCTCTAATGGCACTTTTACGATGGACCTCTCCCTGGTCAGTTCAGGCATCCTCACCATCGACCCCTCCACGGTGGGCACCACTCTTGGTACTGGCACTAGCACTGCGCTGGCCAAAGCTGTGGACCCTCTCATCCTGGCAGCCAGCACCGACATGGGCCCCCACCACAGTCTGGAAGGAACAGTTGGTGATGTCCTGCCCCCACAGGGCACTCTCAACCTTAATGATGTGCAGACAGTTACCCCAGAGGCCCTGGGAACCCTCACAGCTCTCACCATGCAGGGTGCTGGGGTCTCTGTGGACCCCACTCTGCAGCACCCTCTCAGCTCCTCCAGTGCCCTGAGCGTGGAGCCCACAGCCTCCCTGGCGGTCCCGCCTGTTGCTGAGCTGCTGGCGTCACCTTCaaaggtggtggaggtggggggccAGGCAGGTGCGGGGCCTCTGCTGGGCTGTGTGGAGGTGCTGGGGCCTCAAGAAGGAGGAAAAGTCCTCACCCAGTTTGTTTTTcccagtcacagcagcagcttcagcccACAGAAAGACCAGGAACTCAACGCTGTGTCACCAAGTAGCTTCCTG GAGAGTGGAGGCTCAGCCAGGACTGATTACAGAGCCATCCAGCtggccaagaagaagaagcaaagagGTCCCTCGAACTCCTCTG GGAGTTCAGGATCAAGTCAGAGAAAAACTAAAGGAGCAAAGGCAGCCACAGTCACAGCACCCATGGGCCCTTCCGGTGCTCGTTATggtgaaggagctgcagcagccaatgGGGGCTTGACTCTACGTGATCCCGTAACCGGAGCCCAGTATGTCCAGATTCAGTTGCTGCAG GATGACCCAGCCAGCGATGGTGACCTGGCCTTCCAGCTGAGCTCTCAGCCCTCCAGCTCCCACTCTCAGCTCACTGCTGATCTGCCAGTCAACATTTTACAG GAACCTTCAGTGATGACAGAGGATGACAACGGCTCTGACAACTCCCAGTTCACAGGAAGCACAATCAACCTTCAGGACTTGGAGTGA